The Geminocystis sp. NIES-3708 genomic sequence ATATTATGGTGATGTTTGGCTTATCTGTAGCTCAAGCCGCTTCAACTTTAGCCGCTATTACTGTCGCTTTTCAAATCAAATTAGTTGATGAATTAACCGTTAATGGTACGATCGCAATGATTCTTGTGACTTGTATTTTATCTCCTTGGGTAACAACAAAATGGGCAGATCAAATTAAAACTCAAGAATCTTCAATATCTGAGAATAATGATACTTCAATTTTAGAAACCACTGAAGAAGAAATATCTACATATCGAGTAGTTGTACCTGTATCAAATCCAAATACAGAAGATAATTTATTAAATCTAGCTTTATTATTAGTAAATGCAACGAAAGGAAAACTTTTTCCTTTACATATTCTTACCGATGCGAATGGGGTGATTTCTAAAGGAGAAAAAATCCGTCAAGCACAATTATTAGAAGCGGCAGAAATGATTGCTCATGCTACATCTACAGATGTTAAAAGCATTGCCAGAATAGAAAGTTCTGTAGATCAAGGAATTCTTCATGTATCTCAAGAATCTGACGCTAATCTTATTATTTGTGGTTGGAAAGGTTTTTCCACTTATAAAGACAACTTTTTTGGCGGTATCATTGATAATGTGTTGCAAAAGTCTGTGATTCCTGTTTTAATTACTCGTTTCACTGAGCCAATTAAAACAACTCAACGAGTAGTATTAGCTATCTCTGATTTTCAGTACAAATCTTCTAGTTTTTCTCAAGCATTTAATTTAAGCAAAATTCTTGCTAACGAAATCAATGCTAATTTACACATTCTTCTTGTGTCTTCAAGTAATTCAGGAATCGTAGTTGATAGCCGTTTAACAGGGATTTCTTTTCAACAATTAAAAGGTAATTTTACTCGTAGAGTTTTACAGGAAATGAAGCCTGATGATTTACTGTTGTTGATGTCTATCGGTGATCATAAAGTAGTGGGTACTCCTACATTAGGCTCTATTCCAGAAGCGATCGCTCGTAATTACAGACAGGTATCAATGATGATAATTTGTTTAAAAAGTAGTTAAAAATTCAAATTACTTTGTTTAAAAGTTGTTGTAAATTTTGACAATTTAAATAAATATCTTCTAAACGTGAATCAGGATAAAGTAATTGATGAAAGTGTTTACTACCAATTATTTCTCCTATTAAATAATAATAATCAAGATTAATTAAATTACTCACCAACCAATAACAAGGATAAACATAATTTGGAGCAAAAATTTCGATAACTTTAGTATTAGGTTGACAAAAAACGAGATTACTTAAACCACTACCATGGGAAGAAACAACAATTTCTGCTGTTGATAATAATTCCCCCTGTTTTTTTACTGATAAAAATTCTAAGTTTACAATTTCAAAATTATAATTTAATAAAATATTTACTACTTCATCTTCATTGATTAAACGACGATTACTAGAATTTTTGCGACTAATATATAATCTTTTTCTCTCTTGATTTTGTATATCTTTATTATCTAAAATTTTATTTCGTAAATAATCACAACTCCAAGGAGGCATCCATGCGATCGTACTAGGAAAAGAAGGTACTATTAAATTTTCAGCTTGTATATGTAAAGGGAAAGATAAAGGTAAAATTTTATCGTGAGGAATACCAAATATTTCAAGAGTTTCTTTTTGAAAATTTGTGCGATTATCTACTAAAAAATAGTCTATTTCTCTATAATTAATCTTAGCTAATTCTAATAGTTTTATTCTAGGTAATATATCAAATAACCAATGAAAATAAATATCATTTGCTAATCCTGCCAAAATAATAACTGTGCCCTTTATTAATTGAATAGAAGGTAAAAAATTAGTCTTAAAAATAGAATGATTGCTGGGGTGACTATCAGGATGATTTGGACTTAATGCTGGAGATTCAGGAGAAAGCTCACCAATTATATAATTTTCTTTTGTAATTATGGCACTACTTGCCTC encodes the following:
- a CDS encoding cation:proton antiporter — translated: MTNPITDPVAVFLIMMGVLLIAPILFEKIKLPGLVGLIVAGIVIGPHGIGLLERDKTIILFGTVGLLFLMFMAGLETSLDDLKENGDKATVFGLSTFVIPMVLGTGAMLFIGYDILAAILVASCFASHTLLSLPIVSKRGLMRTSMMTVTLGGTLIVNILALLVLTIVVRASEGGLTLGFWLFLIPALAIYTFATLFGVPKLGRWFFRTFGRDEGVEFTFVVLTLFVVSYAARLIDIEPIIGAFLAGISIRPLIPQLSPLMNRIQFIGNTLFIPLFLLSVGMLVNPATLIQEPQSFVVSGVMITVAIVAKFIPAWGVGKYFKFSFANIMVMFGLSVAQAASTLAAITVAFQIKLVDELTVNGTIAMILVTCILSPWVTTKWADQIKTQESSISENNDTSILETTEEEISTYRVVVPVSNPNTEDNLLNLALLLVNATKGKLFPLHILTDANGVISKGEKIRQAQLLEAAEMIAHATSTDVKSIARIESSVDQGILHVSQESDANLIICGWKGFSTYKDNFFGGIIDNVLQKSVIPVLITRFTEPIKTTQRVVLAISDFQYKSSSFSQAFNLSKILANEINANLHILLVSSSNSGIVVDSRLTGISFQQLKGNFTRRVLQEMKPDDLLLLMSIGDHKVVGTPTLGSIPEAIARNYRQVSMMIICLKSS